One Phycisphaerae bacterium RAS2 DNA window includes the following coding sequences:
- a CDS encoding Mu-like prophage I protein has product MATDVDVLECVATEDRGGLSEVVMESAGIGQGEPPAEVLVAPWGRVRSTAGDFVLDEESARATMEAFSAHGTDVPIDYEHQTLGGAYSSPDGLAPAAGWIKALKLVRPEEASDGRAAGLWAEVQWTPEAAAKLASRQYRYVSPVALVRRSDRRLVGLHSAALTNKPAIIGMQPVVNGGGGATAPGDAGERLRRLLVLDESATQDVVLIAAADRIAQLEDVEARRMAATLVAEASSSGKLAPAQRSWAFELALRDPEEFKKWADLAPVVVPMGRFATARVSAGPDVGRPSAIEAAARAEYLANRPFLERLCSEEAYVADRVRIQGANGE; this is encoded by the coding sequence ATGGCGACGGATGTCGATGTTCTGGAATGCGTGGCGACGGAGGACCGGGGCGGGTTGAGCGAAGTGGTGATGGAGTCGGCCGGGATCGGTCAGGGCGAGCCGCCGGCGGAAGTGCTGGTCGCGCCGTGGGGCCGGGTTCGGAGTACGGCGGGGGATTTTGTGCTGGACGAGGAATCGGCGCGTGCCACGATGGAGGCATTCTCGGCGCACGGGACGGACGTGCCCATTGATTACGAGCATCAGACACTGGGCGGGGCGTACAGCTCGCCGGACGGTCTCGCGCCGGCGGCGGGGTGGATCAAGGCGTTAAAGCTGGTGCGGCCGGAGGAAGCAAGCGACGGGCGCGCGGCCGGTCTGTGGGCCGAAGTGCAGTGGACTCCTGAAGCGGCGGCCAAGCTGGCGAGTCGGCAATATCGCTATGTGTCTCCGGTGGCCCTGGTGCGACGAAGCGATCGGCGGCTGGTCGGCCTGCACTCGGCGGCGCTGACGAACAAGCCGGCGATCATCGGCATGCAGCCGGTGGTGAACGGTGGAGGCGGTGCGACGGCGCCGGGCGATGCGGGGGAGCGGTTGCGGCGATTGCTGGTGCTGGACGAGTCGGCGACGCAGGACGTGGTGCTGATCGCGGCGGCGGATCGGATCGCGCAGTTGGAGGACGTGGAGGCGCGGCGCATGGCGGCGACGCTGGTGGCCGAGGCATCGTCGTCGGGAAAGCTCGCGCCGGCGCAGCGGTCGTGGGCGTTTGAGTTGGCCTTGCGCGATCCGGAGGAGTTCAAGAAGTGGGCGGATTTGGCGCCGGTGGTGGTGCCGATGGGGCGGTTTGCGACGGCTCGAGTTTCCGCCGGGCCCGATGTGGGTCGGCCGTCGGCGATTGAGGCGGCGGCGCGTGCGGAATATCTGGCGAATCGGCCGTTCCTGGAGCGGCTGTGCAGCGAGGAGGCGTATGTGGCGGACCGTGTCCGCATCCAAGGTGCAAATGGCGAATAG
- the pyrD gene encoding Dihydroorotate dehydrogenase B (NAD(+)), catalytic subunit — protein MSVRIGPVELKNPVLTASGTCGYGEEYAPYLDLSRLGGFITKSVTVKPRKGNAPQRITETNGGMLNAIGLANVGLEAFARDKLPYIATMGTAVFVNVAGHSIEEYVTICRRLDGEAALAGFELNVSCPNVSDGLMFGTDAGLLRELVSAVRPVVTRGALIVKLSPNVTDIASTARAAVDGGADALSLVNTFVGMSVDIDSWRPNLANGSGGLSGPAIKPLAVHLVHRVYREVARERGVPIIGLGGISRWEDAVEFLLAGATAVAVGTALYVDPTTPLKIAEGLSAYLARRGLSSVGELTGRLIRPGEGGAVATAG, from the coding sequence ATGTCGGTTCGAATCGGCCCCGTGGAGTTGAAGAACCCGGTGCTTACGGCGTCGGGGACGTGCGGCTATGGCGAGGAGTACGCGCCCTATTTGGATCTGTCGCGTCTTGGAGGGTTCATCACCAAGAGCGTTACGGTGAAGCCGCGCAAGGGTAATGCGCCGCAGCGAATCACGGAGACGAACGGGGGGATGCTGAACGCGATCGGACTGGCGAACGTAGGCCTGGAGGCGTTCGCGCGCGACAAGCTGCCGTACATCGCGACGATGGGGACGGCGGTGTTCGTGAATGTGGCCGGTCACAGCATTGAGGAGTATGTGACGATCTGCCGGCGGCTGGATGGTGAGGCGGCGCTGGCGGGTTTTGAGCTGAACGTGTCGTGCCCGAATGTGTCGGACGGGTTGATGTTCGGGACGGATGCCGGGTTGCTGCGCGAGTTGGTGAGCGCGGTGCGGCCGGTGGTGACGCGCGGTGCGTTGATCGTGAAGCTGTCGCCGAATGTGACGGACATCGCCTCGACGGCGCGGGCCGCGGTGGATGGCGGGGCGGATGCGTTGTCGCTGGTGAATACGTTTGTCGGGATGTCGGTGGACATTGATTCGTGGCGGCCGAATCTGGCGAACGGGTCAGGGGGGTTGTCGGGCCCGGCGATCAAGCCGCTGGCGGTGCACCTGGTGCATCGGGTGTATCGGGAGGTGGCGCGGGAGCGGGGCGTGCCGATCATCGGACTGGGAGGGATCAGCCGTTGGGAGGACGCGGTGGAGTTCCTGCTGGCAGGGGCGACGGCTGTGGCGGTCGGGACGGCGTTGTATGTCGATCCGACGACGCCGTTGAAGATCGCGGAAGGGTTGAGCGCGTACCTGGCGCGGCGCGGGTTGTCGAGCGTGGGTGAGTTGACTGGACGGTTGATCCGGCCGGGAGAGGGTGGCGCGGTTGCGACGGCGGGGTGA
- a CDS encoding Putative pterin-4-alpha-carbinolamine dehydratase, giving the protein MSDLANQECVPCKGGVPPMQPDAIRAMLTQLDGWAAENNHHLVRSFPFPNFVTALAFVNRVGELAEQQGHHPDIYLAWGMVRITIWTHKIDGLTESDFILAAKIDNLPR; this is encoded by the coding sequence ATGTCCGACCTCGCCAACCAGGAATGCGTCCCCTGCAAGGGCGGCGTGCCGCCGATGCAGCCCGATGCCATCCGAGCCATGCTCACCCAGCTCGACGGCTGGGCCGCGGAGAACAACCACCACCTCGTGCGGTCGTTTCCGTTTCCAAACTTCGTCACCGCCCTCGCATTCGTCAACCGCGTCGGCGAGCTGGCCGAGCAACAGGGTCACCACCCGGACATCTACCTCGCATGGGGCATGGTCCGTATCACAATCTGGACACACAAGATCGACGGCCTCACCGAGAGCGATTTCATCCTCGCCGCCAAGATCGATAATCTGCCCCGATAA
- a CDS encoding Terminase-like family protein: MGTSSESDRRVSAALDGEPANAITAALPLPAYQRRMVESSARFTWNCWARQTGKSFTFSLRRLVRGLLRRRTQIFLSAGERQSREVMEKAYQHCQALKIAAEFRGDGYFHNTSYRQLEIRLPGGVRIIGLPANPMTARGFSGDVFLDEFAMHQEDEAVWAALYPSVLRGRGELDVCSTPRGVKNMFARLRDNTKFERTTVTLEQAIAEGLDADATELREAIGDEMIWRQEMCCEFADEATSFMPYELIRRCQDVRLSTAVDWSALQRAGADVYVGVDVGRVRDVTAVWIVERGGELLETRGVLVMEGALFEEQERVICEVLGHRSVRRCCIDATGMGMQLAERLGRQFGSYRVEGMTFTAGMKAELAGRLRMLAETGRIRIPVDDSIERDWHSLTRAVTRSGHVRFEADRSAGGHADRFWAASLAAHAAARHVGVGDGEFLTGGASRFARQGVW; this comes from the coding sequence ATGGGCACGTCATCGGAGTCCGATCGGCGGGTCAGTGCCGCGCTGGATGGTGAGCCCGCGAATGCCATCACAGCGGCACTCCCGTTGCCGGCGTATCAGCGGCGAATGGTGGAAAGCTCGGCGCGGTTCACCTGGAATTGCTGGGCGCGGCAGACGGGCAAGAGTTTCACCTTCAGCCTGCGGCGTTTGGTGCGAGGCTTGCTTCGAAGACGAACGCAGATTTTTTTGTCGGCCGGCGAGCGGCAGAGTCGCGAGGTGATGGAGAAGGCGTACCAGCACTGCCAGGCGCTGAAGATCGCGGCCGAGTTTCGCGGCGACGGCTACTTTCACAACACCTCGTATCGCCAGCTTGAGATCCGCCTTCCCGGGGGCGTGCGGATCATTGGGCTGCCGGCCAATCCGATGACGGCGCGGGGCTTCTCGGGCGACGTTTTTCTGGATGAGTTCGCGATGCATCAGGAGGACGAGGCCGTGTGGGCGGCGCTGTATCCGTCGGTGCTGCGCGGGCGCGGCGAACTGGATGTGTGTTCGACGCCGCGCGGGGTGAAGAACATGTTCGCGCGGCTGCGCGACAACACGAAGTTCGAGCGAACAACCGTGACGCTCGAGCAGGCGATCGCGGAGGGGCTGGATGCGGATGCGACGGAGCTGCGCGAAGCGATTGGGGATGAAATGATCTGGCGGCAGGAGATGTGCTGCGAGTTCGCGGACGAGGCGACGAGCTTCATGCCGTATGAACTGATTCGCCGGTGTCAGGATGTGCGGCTGTCGACGGCGGTCGATTGGTCGGCGTTGCAGCGTGCGGGGGCGGATGTGTACGTCGGTGTGGATGTCGGGCGCGTGCGCGATGTCACGGCGGTGTGGATCGTGGAACGTGGGGGCGAATTGCTGGAGACACGCGGGGTGCTGGTGATGGAAGGCGCGCTGTTCGAAGAACAGGAGCGGGTCATCTGCGAGGTGCTGGGTCATCGAAGCGTCCGGCGATGTTGCATCGATGCGACGGGCATGGGCATGCAACTGGCGGAGCGACTGGGGCGGCAGTTCGGTAGCTATCGCGTCGAGGGGATGACTTTCACGGCGGGAATGAAGGCGGAACTGGCGGGGCGGCTGCGAATGCTGGCGGAAACGGGCCGAATTCGGATTCCAGTGGATGATTCGATCGAGCGGGACTGGCACTCGCTGACGCGGGCAGTGACACGAAGCGGGCACGTTCGATTCGAAGCGGATCGGTCAGCGGGCGGTCATGCCGACCGCTTCTGGGCGGCGTCGCTGGCGGCGCATGCGGCGGCGCGGCACGTCGGGGTCGGCGACGGGGAGTTCCTGACAGGCGGCGCGTCGCGATTCGCCCGGCAAGGAGTCTGGTGA
- a CDS encoding Mu-like prophage major head subunit gpT: MAVINTGLLTKGLRSEFFNRFGATRTHFGELATRIVSTSDHETYRWLGTVPKLREWGSGRLTQGLRSESYSVSNLKYEATIEVDRDEIADDQTGQIRLRVAELAQRAATHKDYLIAQLLIGGETSGNNSYDGVSFFNDTHASGESSSQDNLLTASASSEDSPTVAEFKEALKAAIGAMLAFKDDQGEPMLIDTTGMVCVVPPTMLFTATEAINSTVVDNTSNALAGIAKVVSMPWLTDLSKWYLLKTDGVVRPFIFQDREPIEFSALSEDSEEAFRREKFLYGVRARYCMTYGYWQYAVRTDFV, encoded by the coding sequence ATGGCGGTGATTAATACGGGGTTGTTGACGAAGGGATTGCGGAGCGAGTTTTTCAATCGATTCGGCGCGACGCGGACGCATTTCGGGGAGTTGGCGACGCGGATCGTGTCAACCAGCGATCACGAGACATATCGTTGGCTGGGGACGGTTCCGAAGCTGCGCGAGTGGGGCAGCGGTCGACTGACGCAGGGCCTGCGGAGCGAGAGTTACTCGGTGTCGAATCTGAAATACGAAGCGACGATCGAGGTGGATCGTGACGAGATCGCGGACGATCAGACGGGCCAGATTCGTCTGCGCGTGGCGGAGTTGGCGCAGCGGGCGGCGACGCACAAGGATTACCTGATCGCGCAGTTGCTGATCGGCGGCGAAACGAGCGGCAACAACAGCTACGACGGCGTGAGCTTCTTCAACGATACGCACGCCTCGGGGGAATCGAGCAGCCAGGACAATTTGCTGACGGCATCGGCTTCGAGCGAGGACTCGCCGACGGTCGCGGAGTTCAAGGAGGCGTTGAAGGCCGCGATCGGCGCGATGCTGGCCTTCAAAGACGATCAGGGCGAGCCGATGCTGATCGACACGACGGGCATGGTATGCGTCGTGCCGCCGACGATGCTGTTCACGGCGACGGAAGCGATTAATTCGACGGTCGTCGATAACACGAGCAACGCGCTGGCGGGCATCGCCAAGGTGGTTTCGATGCCGTGGCTGACGGATCTGTCGAAGTGGTACCTGCTGAAGACGGATGGCGTCGTGCGGCCGTTCATTTTCCAGGATCGGGAGCCGATCGAGTTCAGCGCGCTGTCGGAGGATTCGGAAGAGGCATTTCGCCGTGAGAAGTTTCTGTACGGCGTTCGTGCGCGGTATTGCATGACGTACGGCTACTGGCAGTACGCGGTGCGGACGGACTTTGTGTGA
- the queD gene encoding 6-carboxy-5,6,7,8-tetrahydropterin synthase, whose protein sequence is MQAPELSVDGIGWTGFIQSAEMPSPGSHTPFRASGTIQLMREIRFSIDRDWARAAHGASGFEGALPVTNSWGGWPSAVGVAPYLMLRIVVSGEPDATTGYLVNIQVLDELLRRYAIPAAARALAVRGVSLTIERLLADIFAEVAGRVPKGCQLESLTLAATPYLSSRIDGRRPGMVELTQSFEFSASHRLHVASLSDEANRRVFGKCNNPNGHGHNYEVRVTVGGELTADRGTVVEVPHFESVVKREVIDRLDHKHLNSDVAEFASVNPSVENIARVIWGFLEAPLKPARLLRVRVYETAKTYAEYAGE, encoded by the coding sequence ATGCAGGCCCCTGAATTGAGCGTCGATGGCATTGGGTGGACGGGGTTCATACAATCCGCCGAGATGCCATCGCCAGGTTCGCACACGCCGTTCCGTGCTTCGGGCACGATTCAACTGATGCGGGAGATTCGATTTTCGATCGATCGCGACTGGGCGCGGGCCGCGCACGGGGCGAGCGGGTTCGAAGGCGCGCTGCCGGTGACGAATTCGTGGGGCGGGTGGCCTTCGGCGGTTGGGGTCGCGCCGTACCTGATGCTACGGATCGTGGTGAGTGGCGAGCCGGACGCGACGACAGGGTATCTTGTCAACATTCAGGTGCTGGACGAGTTGCTGCGGCGGTATGCGATTCCTGCGGCGGCGCGAGCGCTGGCGGTGCGCGGGGTATCGCTGACGATTGAGCGGTTGCTGGCGGACATCTTTGCGGAGGTGGCCGGGCGAGTGCCAAAAGGATGTCAGTTGGAGTCGCTGACGTTGGCGGCGACGCCGTATTTGTCGAGTCGGATCGACGGGAGGCGACCGGGAATGGTGGAACTGACGCAGAGTTTTGAGTTTTCGGCGTCGCATCGGCTGCACGTGGCGTCGCTGTCGGACGAGGCGAATCGTCGCGTGTTCGGCAAATGCAACAATCCAAACGGGCACGGGCATAACTACGAAGTGCGCGTGACGGTGGGCGGGGAGCTGACGGCTGATCGCGGGACGGTGGTGGAAGTACCGCACTTTGAGTCGGTGGTGAAGCGCGAGGTGATCGATCGACTGGACCACAAGCACTTGAACAGCGATGTGGCGGAGTTCGCCAGTGTGAATCCGTCGGTGGAGAACATCGCGCGGGTGATCTGGGGGTTTCTGGAGGCACCGCTCAAGCCGGCGCGATTGCTTCGCGTGCGGGTGTATGAGACGGCTAAGACGTATGCCGAGTATGCGGGGGAGTGA
- the rluB gene encoding Ribosomal large subunit pseudouridine synthase B has protein sequence MPRERIQKILAAAGFGSRRSCEQLVLDGRVSVNGQTLHELPALADLATDRIVVDGKPVQSEQSVYYLLNKPPGVLCTNNDPSGRTRACDLLHGVRERIFPVGRLDADSMGLLIMTNDGALAQKLTHPRYGVPKTYRAEIAGVPTEADIQKLRTGVWLSEGKTAPAQVRVVHRQRDHAILEITLREGRNREIRRMLAKLGHNVRRLVRICVGKLSIHKLGVGAYRKLTPDEIKYLRGLADKVPGHAAHEQAVPRRRPSRGPRTGPSRRSNSDSTRSPRTDTARTAEAKFPRGPRNAFDNSSGRPNSRRGAGKNSAANHNTSRREGPKPRPAPRKRRIIGPA, from the coding sequence ATGCCGCGCGAACGCATTCAAAAAATCCTTGCCGCAGCCGGATTCGGCTCCCGCCGAAGCTGTGAACAACTCGTCCTGGACGGCCGCGTCAGCGTCAATGGGCAGACGCTCCACGAATTGCCCGCTCTGGCCGACCTCGCAACGGACCGCATCGTCGTGGACGGCAAACCGGTCCAATCCGAGCAATCTGTCTATTATCTCCTGAACAAGCCGCCCGGCGTCCTCTGCACCAACAACGATCCTTCCGGTCGCACCCGCGCCTGCGACCTTCTGCACGGCGTGCGCGAGCGCATTTTCCCCGTCGGCCGGCTCGATGCTGACTCGATGGGCCTGCTCATCATGACCAACGACGGCGCGCTGGCACAAAAACTCACCCATCCGCGCTACGGCGTCCCCAAGACCTACCGCGCCGAAATCGCCGGCGTCCCCACCGAGGCCGACATCCAGAAACTTCGCACCGGTGTCTGGCTCTCCGAAGGCAAGACCGCTCCGGCACAGGTCCGCGTCGTGCATCGCCAGCGCGACCACGCCATCCTCGAAATCACGCTCCGCGAAGGCCGCAACCGCGAAATCCGGCGCATGCTCGCCAAGCTCGGCCATAACGTCCGCCGACTCGTGCGAATCTGTGTCGGAAAACTGTCGATTCACAAACTCGGCGTCGGCGCCTACCGCAAGCTCACGCCCGATGAGATCAAGTACCTCCGCGGCCTGGCGGACAAAGTCCCCGGCCACGCAGCACACGAACAAGCCGTCCCGCGCCGCAGACCATCACGCGGCCCGCGCACCGGCCCCTCGCGACGCTCAAACTCCGATTCAACACGCAGCCCGCGAACCGACACAGCGCGCACGGCGGAAGCCAAGTTCCCGCGCGGCCCGCGAAACGCGTTTGATAACTCGTCTGGTCGACCCAATTCTCGCCGCGGCGCCGGCAAGAATTCCGCCGCAAATCACAACACGTCGCGCCGCGAGGGCCCGAAGCCTCGCCCCGCCCCGCGCAAACGCCGAATCATCGGCCCGGCTTGA
- a CDS encoding HEAT repeat protein codes for MNVTLNIDKLFLAGRDIAADKAVVDALPHVSEDRQRSLLRILFTHGADEGLEAVPPLFHQLGRAAQSDVIANAAHLFGALRVTSRHPETQTRLNSVQIVQRSLNPRLAYLAAIALNDGAVQVRSEAAATIRNLTTHHWRTHHETRQVLQDLSSETPGTDAAADRDLAHAIVQTLQMIRDERGHLLEALRDAIGSFDTHHRTEVLQAAMLLADELEPSLFHPNTLKRGKITQAMMELFSDQVTPELAPFVYIALCHPEPRRRVLNALAATRNDEFFVGMIRYRWLAREPRIRRGLAHVRSLAWLADPMHAAFSLPADAATLAPGWLIHLGIPTDQKIAILRQFTLIDNSAANKAAVWALVQINVPASTLALREILDHECPALRKIAELELKHRRRIEDRAVPTRLNRPEGWARMLHRAAIDEVFESLWNRFDQLDPREAGAAGPCALRYISGFATQVQVRLVSNQAADRLRAVRLIIALNVAPEFARTLFNMANDPDAEVRAATLEAVARVHDETARRILERALADDNPLVQTAAIDALDQINDRRRAELVAPLCDSLHAHVRAAAVRVFLRLHRPEGANELLRMLNDPRPDHRCHALWIIDLLKLTPLRARVAEMCHNDPDSRIERIAHHIARRLLKASAAPDPAPSAQIAAHGKATEEANP; via the coding sequence GTGAACGTAACTCTCAACATTGACAAGCTCTTCCTCGCCGGCCGGGACATTGCCGCGGACAAAGCCGTCGTCGACGCATTGCCGCACGTCTCCGAGGACCGGCAACGCAGCCTTCTCCGCATTCTGTTCACGCACGGCGCCGACGAAGGCCTCGAAGCCGTTCCACCGCTCTTCCACCAACTTGGAAGAGCAGCGCAATCCGATGTCATCGCCAACGCCGCGCACCTCTTCGGTGCTTTGCGCGTCACCTCGCGCCATCCGGAAACCCAGACGCGCCTGAACAGCGTTCAGATTGTGCAGCGCAGCCTCAACCCGCGCCTTGCATACCTCGCCGCCATCGCCCTGAACGACGGCGCGGTCCAGGTCCGATCCGAAGCCGCCGCCACCATCCGAAACCTCACGACTCATCACTGGCGAACGCATCACGAAACGCGCCAGGTCCTCCAGGACCTCTCTTCCGAAACCCCCGGCACCGATGCAGCCGCCGACCGCGACCTTGCTCATGCGATCGTCCAGACCCTCCAGATGATCCGCGACGAACGCGGCCACCTGCTCGAAGCCCTGCGCGACGCCATCGGCAGCTTCGACACGCACCATCGGACCGAAGTCCTCCAGGCCGCCATGCTGCTCGCCGACGAGCTTGAGCCGAGCCTCTTTCACCCCAATACGCTCAAGCGCGGCAAGATCACCCAGGCCATGATGGAGTTGTTCAGCGATCAGGTCACCCCAGAATTAGCGCCGTTCGTCTACATCGCGCTCTGCCACCCCGAACCGCGTCGCCGAGTCCTCAATGCCCTCGCCGCCACGCGCAATGATGAATTCTTCGTCGGCATGATCCGCTACCGCTGGCTCGCGCGCGAACCGCGAATCCGGCGCGGCCTCGCCCACGTGCGATCACTCGCCTGGCTCGCAGACCCCATGCACGCCGCGTTCTCGCTCCCGGCCGATGCCGCCACGCTCGCTCCGGGCTGGCTCATCCACCTCGGCATCCCAACCGATCAGAAAATCGCGATCCTGCGGCAGTTCACGCTCATCGATAACAGCGCCGCCAACAAGGCCGCCGTCTGGGCACTCGTTCAAATCAACGTGCCCGCATCAACCCTGGCGCTCCGCGAGATCCTCGATCACGAATGCCCGGCCCTGCGGAAAATCGCCGAACTCGAACTGAAGCACCGCCGACGGATTGAAGATCGCGCCGTCCCTACCCGGCTCAACCGCCCCGAGGGCTGGGCGCGAATGCTGCACCGCGCCGCCATCGACGAAGTATTCGAGAGCCTCTGGAACCGCTTCGACCAGCTCGACCCGCGCGAAGCCGGCGCCGCAGGACCCTGCGCCCTTCGGTACATCTCCGGGTTCGCCACGCAGGTCCAGGTCCGCCTCGTCAGCAACCAGGCCGCCGACCGGCTGCGAGCGGTGCGACTCATCATCGCGCTCAACGTCGCGCCCGAGTTCGCCCGCACGCTCTTTAACATGGCCAACGACCCCGATGCCGAAGTTCGCGCTGCCACCCTCGAAGCCGTCGCGCGCGTGCACGATGAAACCGCGCGGCGAATCCTCGAACGCGCCCTCGCAGACGACAACCCACTCGTGCAGACTGCCGCCATCGACGCCCTCGACCAGATCAACGACCGCCGCCGAGCTGAACTCGTCGCGCCGCTTTGCGACAGCCTGCACGCACACGTCCGAGCGGCCGCCGTGCGCGTCTTCCTCCGGCTGCATAGGCCCGAAGGCGCCAACGAATTGTTGAGAATGCTCAACGACCCTCGGCCCGATCACCGTTGCCATGCCCTCTGGATCATCGACCTGCTGAAACTCACGCCTCTCCGCGCAAGAGTGGCGGAAATGTGTCACAACGACCCCGACTCCCGAATCGAGCGCATCGCGCACCACATCGCGCGCCGATTGCTCAAGGCCTCCGCCGCCCCAGACCCCGCTCCATCCGCCCAGATCGCCGCACACGGCAAGGCGACCGAGGAGGCCAACCCATGA
- the ybiA gene encoding Swarming motility protein YbiA, whose translation MRLLTSCFGAVILPVSSILTGCAARPIPSGSGNSQTNQQTSQVGHGRITSFSGEHRFLSNFWPADVTFEGVRFPSAEHAYQAAKTVDVSERARIAALATPSDAKRAGRALICRADWDRVKLDVMERCVRDKFLNNADLGAQLLATGEAELIEGNDWGDEYWGVCNGRGANHLGKILMKVRAELRQRDAGP comes from the coding sequence ATGCGGCTCTTAACTTCCTGTTTCGGCGCGGTCATCCTGCCGGTCAGCTCGATTCTGACCGGGTGCGCGGCGCGGCCGATTCCGTCCGGGTCCGGCAATTCTCAAACCAACCAGCAGACGAGTCAGGTCGGACACGGGCGGATCACGTCGTTCTCCGGTGAGCATCGCTTTCTCTCCAACTTCTGGCCGGCGGACGTGACGTTTGAGGGCGTCCGCTTTCCATCGGCCGAACACGCGTATCAGGCGGCGAAGACGGTGGATGTTTCGGAGCGCGCGAGGATCGCGGCGCTGGCAACGCCGTCCGATGCGAAGCGCGCCGGTCGCGCGTTGATCTGCCGGGCCGATTGGGATCGCGTGAAGCTCGATGTGATGGAGCGGTGTGTTCGCGACAAGTTTCTCAATAACGCGGACCTCGGCGCTCAGTTGCTGGCGACGGGGGAGGCCGAGTTGATCGAGGGCAACGACTGGGGCGATGAGTACTGGGGCGTGTGCAACGGCCGAGGCGCGAATCATCTCGGGAAGATACTCATGAAGGTCCGAGCGGAGCTTCGCCAGAGGGATGCAGGCCCCTGA
- the queA gene encoding S-adenosylmethionine:tRNA ribosyltransferase-isomerase: MVLDRATGEVRHSVFRDLHHFLRPADLLVRNVSRVLPARFTARRATGAHLDALFVRADAPDQWTVLLTGAGRLRAGESLELVGCDARITLLDRLERGLCRVQLSQPQPAEPLLSRIGRAPLPPYIRRAKAAADPRDASDRDEYQTVYAAEAGSVAAPTAGMHFTSEQLDQLRRAGVNTADVILHVGLGTFAPVEADDLDQHPMHTESFDLPDATVRAINAARRAGGRIVAVGTTTVRVLESVAVQVADSSNGGIAANERERDSDQAGIAPLRAMAGSTNILIQPPWQFRAVDALITNFHLPGSTLLALVAAFAGLERTLDAYRIAIENDYRFFSYGDAMLIV, from the coding sequence ATGGTGCTCGATCGCGCGACCGGCGAAGTCCGGCACAGCGTGTTTCGGGACTTGCACCACTTTCTGCGACCTGCTGACCTGCTGGTGCGCAACGTCTCTCGCGTTCTGCCCGCCCGATTCACCGCCCGCCGCGCAACCGGCGCTCACCTCGACGCGCTCTTTGTTCGCGCCGACGCGCCCGATCAATGGACCGTTCTTCTGACCGGCGCCGGTCGACTTCGCGCCGGCGAATCGCTCGAACTCGTCGGCTGCGACGCGCGCATCACGCTCCTGGATCGACTCGAACGCGGCCTCTGTCGCGTACAACTCTCCCAGCCGCAACCCGCCGAGCCGCTCCTGTCGCGCATTGGCCGCGCCCCGCTGCCGCCGTACATCCGCCGTGCCAAAGCCGCTGCGGACCCGCGGGACGCGTCAGACCGCGACGAGTATCAAACAGTCTATGCCGCCGAAGCCGGCTCCGTCGCCGCGCCCACCGCCGGCATGCACTTCACTTCCGAACAGCTGGACCAGCTCCGCCGCGCGGGCGTTAACACGGCCGATGTCATTCTCCACGTCGGCCTCGGTACGTTCGCGCCGGTTGAAGCCGACGATCTCGACCAGCACCCGATGCACACCGAGTCGTTCGACCTCCCGGACGCAACCGTGCGCGCCATCAACGCCGCCCGTCGCGCCGGCGGCCGCATCGTCGCCGTCGGAACCACAACCGTCCGCGTGCTGGAATCGGTCGCTGTGCAAGTTGCAGATTCTTCGAACGGCGGCATCGCGGCGAACGAGCGTGAGCGCGACAGCGATCAGGCAGGCATCGCTCCACTTCGCGCAATGGCCGGATCGACAAACATCCTCATCCAGCCGCCGTGGCAGTTCCGCGCGGTCGACGCCCTGATCACAAACTTCCACCTTCCCGGCAGCACCCTTTTGGCCCTCGTCGCCGCCTTCGCCGGCCTGGAGCGCACTCTCGACGCCTACCGAATCGCTATCGAAAACGATTACCGGTTCTTCAGCTACGGCGATGCGATGCTAATTGTCTAA